A single window of Candidatus Krumholzibacteriia bacterium DNA harbors:
- the nadD gene encoding nicotinate (nicotinamide) nucleotide adenylyltransferase, translated as MRVALFGGSFDPVHQGHLLVAEFLRQRERLDRVVFIPAWRSPLKPRSRGSPAARLAMLRLAVRGNPAFRLSTMELRRGGPSFTIDTVRLWRRRQRQRQRPFLLLGGDALLELHTWRDWRDLLQEARLLVFARPGAAAARRRARSLGLPYHEVALCSTSSSALRSSLRRQRSIRYQVPEPVRRYIEKHRLYGWRGEERP; from the coding sequence ATGCGCGTCGCCCTCTTCGGAGGCAGCTTCGATCCAGTGCACCAGGGACACCTGCTGGTGGCGGAGTTCCTGCGCCAGCGGGAAAGGTTGGATCGCGTCGTCTTCATCCCCGCCTGGCGGTCACCGCTCAAACCGCGCAGCCGCGGCAGCCCGGCGGCGCGCCTCGCCATGCTGCGCCTCGCCGTGCGCGGCAATCCCGCTTTCCGCTTGAGCACCATGGAACTCCGTCGCGGCGGTCCTTCCTTCACCATCGACACGGTGCGCCTCTGGCGGCGGCGGCAGCGGCAGCGGCAGCGACCCTTCCTTCTCTTGGGCGGCGACGCCTTGCTCGAGCTGCACACCTGGCGTGACTGGCGCGACCTGCTCCAGGAAGCGCGCCTGCTGGTCTTCGCCCGCCCCGGCGCAGCGGCAGCGCGGCGGCGGGCCCGGTCCCTCGGCCTGCCCTACCACGAGGTGGCGCTGTGCTCCACCTCGAGCTCGGCGCTGCGCTCCTCGTTGCGCCGGCAGCGCAGCATCCGCTACCAGGTACCGGAGCCGGTGCGGCGCTACATCGAGAAGCACCGTCTCTACGGCTGGCGGGGTGAGGAGCGCCCATGA
- the bamD gene encoding outer membrane protein assembly factor BamD gives MRLRLLLALACGAALCLPSACGLPPIPVGKTSERYEFEVGRVALEAKQYLEAQTHLKRFLDAHPGHALADSAQFLLGQAQFKSRSYAEAAVEYSILVREFPRSELRDDAAYQECFCYFSQMRKPQLDATFALRARDCLNDFLIRYPESPQGKEASERLADIANQLAEKEYELGKTWTNMKRYEAGLIWFDEVLTQYPTSRWVPDALLWKARCQEKLGQAAEAEATYQRLLADFPTHRAAEQARRTRPRPTADTAPPTPR, from the coding sequence ATGCGCCTGCGTCTCCTGCTTGCTCTGGCCTGCGGCGCGGCCCTCTGTCTCCCGAGCGCCTGTGGCTTGCCCCCGATCCCGGTGGGCAAGACCTCGGAGCGTTACGAGTTCGAGGTCGGCCGGGTGGCACTGGAAGCGAAACAGTATCTGGAGGCGCAAACCCACTTGAAGCGCTTCCTGGACGCACACCCCGGGCACGCGCTCGCCGATTCGGCGCAATTCCTCCTCGGTCAGGCGCAGTTCAAGAGCCGCTCGTACGCCGAGGCGGCGGTGGAGTATTCCATCCTAGTGCGGGAGTTCCCGCGCAGCGAGCTGCGTGACGACGCGGCCTATCAGGAGTGCTTCTGCTACTTCTCCCAGATGCGCAAGCCCCAGCTCGATGCCACCTTCGCGCTGCGGGCACGGGATTGCCTGAACGATTTCTTGATCCGCTACCCCGAGTCGCCGCAGGGGAAGGAGGCGTCGGAGCGACTCGCCGATATCGCCAATCAGCTGGCGGAAAAGGAGTACGAGCTGGGCAAGACCTGGACGAACATGAAGCGCTACGAGGCGGGTCTCATCTGGTTCGACGAGGTGCTGACGCAGTATCCGACCAGCCGCTGGGTGCCGGACGCCTTGCTCTGGAAAGCGCGCTGCCAGGAAAAGCTGGGCCAAGCCGCAGAGGCGGAAGCGACTTACCAGCGCCTGCTCGCCGATTTTCCCACCCACCGCGCTGCCGAACAGGCCCGGCGCACGCGGCCGCGGCCAACCGCGGACACCGCCCCGCCAACGCCCAGGTAG
- a CDS encoding tetratricopeptide repeat protein — MDPQQALAQGRHLIGLGRFADAVRLLQQAAYHRPEWPDVQHQLALALSLAGEPLRAESHLQRALELHPDYAEAHLNLAILLFERGAYQVAREHLRAFDRLVHKSGGHLPEAALDDLAQRHAALAERYKSYGLLDEAEEEMRRALRLCPGYGDWRLRLARLLFERGQFAAAGEQLELVLRARPELDEARLLQGRLASAQGDTEAARAAWKLVRDGSAAAQARALLDALEESRPAARWVAGGDDDLSWGAR, encoded by the coding sequence TTGGACCCACAGCAGGCGCTGGCGCAAGGTCGCCACCTCATCGGCCTCGGCCGTTTCGCCGACGCGGTGCGTCTCCTGCAACAGGCGGCCTACCATCGGCCGGAGTGGCCGGACGTGCAGCATCAGCTGGCACTGGCGCTGTCGCTCGCCGGTGAGCCGCTGCGCGCCGAGTCGCACCTGCAGCGCGCGCTGGAGCTGCACCCGGACTACGCCGAGGCGCATCTGAACCTCGCCATCCTTCTCTTCGAGCGCGGCGCCTATCAGGTCGCCCGGGAACATCTGCGCGCCTTCGACCGGCTGGTGCACAAGAGCGGTGGCCACTTGCCAGAAGCAGCACTGGACGATCTGGCCCAGCGCCACGCGGCGCTGGCCGAGCGCTACAAGAGCTACGGCCTGCTGGACGAAGCGGAGGAAGAAATGCGGCGCGCGCTCCGCCTCTGCCCGGGATACGGCGATTGGCGTTTGCGCTTGGCGCGCTTGCTCTTCGAGCGCGGCCAGTTCGCCGCCGCCGGAGAACAGCTGGAGCTGGTGCTGCGCGCCCGCCCCGAGCTCGACGAAGCCCGCTTGCTCCAAGGGCGGCTGGCGTCGGCACAGGGCGATACGGAAGCGGCCCGCGCGGCCTGGAAGCTCGTCCGCGACGGCTCGGCAGCGGCACAAGCGCGCGCGCTCCTGGACGCCCTGGAAGAGAGCCGGCCGGCGGCGCGCTGGGTCGCCGGCGGCGACGACGACCTCTCCTGGGGAGCACGGTGA
- the rimO gene encoding 30S ribosomal protein S12 methylthiotransferase RimO, with product MIPVLPEAAPGAPAPTLAGLRVYLDSLGCAKNLVDSEATLGLLAAAGAAPVEDPAAAEILLVNTCGFLEAAREESIQRILELAAQKSYGRARVLGVLGCLVSRAPAELAAALPEVDVWLPAGAQGTLCASLEAVLARQPAPQLRAAADRSGSRRAPSGAFAGFGSRVLLTPAHTAYLKISEGCSNKCSFCSIPLMRGTQRSRSLEALVAEAEGLAARGVRELHLVAQDLTHYGFDLPGRPDLLDLVTALHGIDGIEWLRLLYAHPSHLTPRLSQGLFQLPKMTRYLDMPVQHASTRLLRAMHRPYTATSLRRQFLELRQRIPGLTLRTSVIVGFPGEGESDFLALVRFLEEIQFDRLGIFTYSREPGTPAYGLAGRPRASTVSERLQALTELQMHLAAQRARARVGTRARVLVDARLEKNAEETSPFARGAVAIGRSEGEALDIDGLVFLEGGPDLQPGRFVDVEILDADVHDLRGRVLPHSAVSV from the coding sequence ATGATCCCCGTTCTGCCCGAGGCCGCGCCCGGCGCGCCGGCACCCACCCTGGCCGGCCTGCGCGTCTACCTGGACTCACTCGGATGCGCCAAGAACCTGGTGGATTCCGAGGCCACCTTGGGGCTGCTGGCCGCCGCCGGCGCCGCCCCGGTGGAAGATCCCGCCGCGGCGGAGATCCTCCTGGTCAACACCTGCGGCTTCCTCGAGGCCGCCCGGGAGGAATCCATCCAGCGCATCCTGGAGCTGGCGGCACAGAAGTCCTATGGGCGGGCCCGCGTCCTCGGCGTCCTTGGTTGCCTGGTGTCGCGGGCGCCGGCCGAGCTGGCGGCAGCGCTGCCAGAGGTGGATGTCTGGCTGCCGGCGGGAGCGCAGGGCACGCTGTGCGCCAGCCTGGAGGCGGTGCTGGCGCGGCAGCCGGCGCCGCAACTCCGCGCCGCCGCGGATCGCTCGGGGAGCCGACGGGCACCGAGCGGCGCCTTCGCCGGCTTCGGCAGCCGGGTGTTGTTGACACCGGCGCACACCGCCTATCTCAAGATCTCCGAAGGCTGCAGCAACAAGTGCAGCTTCTGCTCCATCCCGCTCATGCGCGGCACCCAGCGCAGCCGCAGCCTCGAAGCGCTGGTGGCGGAGGCGGAGGGCCTCGCCGCGCGCGGCGTCCGCGAGCTGCATTTGGTCGCCCAAGATCTCACCCACTACGGTTTCGATCTGCCCGGACGGCCCGATCTCCTCGATCTGGTGACCGCGCTGCACGGGATCGACGGCATCGAATGGTTGCGTCTGCTGTACGCGCACCCGAGCCATCTCACGCCGCGCCTGTCCCAGGGGCTATTCCAACTCCCGAAGATGACGCGCTATCTGGATATGCCGGTGCAGCACGCCTCGACGCGCCTGCTCCGGGCCATGCACCGGCCCTACACGGCGACCTCGTTGCGCCGCCAGTTCCTGGAGCTCCGCCAGCGCATCCCGGGCCTGACACTGCGCACCTCCGTGATCGTCGGCTTTCCCGGGGAAGGGGAGAGCGATTTCCTCGCTCTCGTGCGCTTCCTCGAGGAAATCCAGTTCGATCGGCTGGGCATCTTCACCTACTCCCGCGAGCCCGGCACCCCGGCCTACGGGTTGGCCGGGAGGCCGCGCGCCAGCACCGTGTCCGAGCGGCTGCAAGCTTTGACGGAATTGCAAATGCACCTGGCGGCGCAACGCGCCCGGGCCCGGGTGGGGACGCGGGCGCGAGTGCTGGTGGACGCACGACTCGAGAAGAATGCAGAGGAAACCTCGCCGTTCGCCCGCGGTGCCGTGGCCATCGGGCGCAGCGAGGGAGAAGCGCTGGACATCGATGGTCTCGTGTTCCTGGAGGGTGGTCCCGACCTCCAACCGGGTCGATTCGTCGACGTCGAGATCCTCGACGCCGACGTGCACGACCTGCGCGGGCGGGTCTTGCCGCACTCCGCGGTCAGCGTCTGA
- a CDS encoding DNA translocase FtsK: protein MRERLLRGGALGALFLFFAFSWLTYTPSLWPAPVSWHTLSTTAHPCGPLGLLLAHAAVSLLGRVFSVLLVAALGVVALSILWSWKKQRHLRLQLRLLALAALGTATLELAASDGAGGSVGRLEIQVIAALVGRAGTILLVAALLALLLLRYGTPVLRLLHGRAGFLHALCARSGRAALDLGARLGAPLHAWLLPDGSTAAPALLTVPAAELRPPPRPAAETRPRPPVELPPRIRDLCTPPAPRVAAVPGSQPASERDEPRPRARAATRYVCPQLEILNEAAAAPLGASDDEYLRLSRTLEEKLADFGIGGRVSEVQPGPVITTYEFEPAAGIKVSQVTSRVDDLAMALRAQSIRMVAPIPGKAAIGIEIPNGKSHVVALREIMQSWSDDLHVGALGLALGKTVSGAPFFADLAAMPHLLVAGATGSGKSVCINVILCSLLLRHDPNEVKLLLVDPKMLELNAYRDIPHLLHPVVTDPKEAYKALHWMTAEMERRYRELARAGVRNIVGYNKKVRAGELQGEAGGEHDLLPYVVVVVDELADLMIQVGGEIETPIARLAQMARAVGIHLVVATQRPSVDVITGVIKANFPCRIAFQVSSRVDSRTILDGNGAESLLGRGDMLFLPGGRPTPIRLHGAFVSVEECERVAAHWRAFGQPGGQLDLDDARGGAAGEASGDDDLFEAARELVVSSGVASVSYLQRRLKVGYSRAARIMDMLEEAGVVGPALGAKAREILERPEDLPQNVE from the coding sequence ATGCGGGAGAGGCTGTTGCGCGGCGGCGCCCTCGGTGCGCTCTTCCTGTTCTTCGCGTTCTCGTGGCTCACCTACACGCCGTCCTTGTGGCCGGCCCCGGTGAGCTGGCACACGCTCTCCACCACCGCCCATCCCTGCGGTCCCCTCGGCTTGCTCCTGGCCCACGCTGCGGTGAGCCTGCTCGGTCGCGTCTTCTCTGTCCTTCTCGTCGCCGCTCTCGGCGTCGTGGCCCTTTCGATCCTGTGGAGCTGGAAGAAGCAGCGGCACCTCCGCCTGCAGCTGCGCTTGCTGGCTCTCGCGGCGCTCGGCACCGCCACCCTCGAGCTCGCGGCGAGCGATGGGGCAGGGGGCAGCGTCGGCCGGCTGGAGATCCAGGTGATCGCGGCGCTGGTGGGTCGGGCCGGCACCATCCTTTTGGTCGCAGCGCTGCTGGCGTTGCTGCTGCTGCGCTACGGCACCCCGGTGCTCCGTCTCCTGCACGGACGGGCCGGTTTCCTGCATGCTCTTTGCGCCCGCAGCGGCCGCGCCGCGCTGGACCTCGGCGCCCGTCTCGGCGCGCCACTCCACGCCTGGCTGTTGCCGGACGGGAGCACGGCCGCGCCGGCGCTCCTGACCGTACCCGCCGCCGAGCTGCGCCCGCCGCCGCGGCCCGCCGCCGAGACGCGGCCGCGTCCGCCGGTGGAGTTGCCACCGCGCATTCGTGATCTCTGCACGCCACCGGCGCCGCGCGTCGCCGCCGTACCCGGCAGCCAGCCGGCCAGCGAGCGCGACGAACCGCGACCGCGCGCCCGGGCCGCAACCCGCTACGTTTGCCCGCAGCTCGAGATCCTGAACGAAGCGGCGGCGGCGCCGCTCGGCGCCAGCGACGACGAGTACCTGCGGCTGTCCCGCACCCTGGAGGAGAAGCTCGCCGACTTCGGCATCGGCGGGCGGGTGTCGGAGGTGCAGCCGGGCCCGGTGATCACGACCTACGAGTTCGAGCCCGCGGCGGGCATCAAGGTCAGTCAGGTGACGAGCCGCGTCGACGATCTCGCCATGGCGCTGCGGGCCCAATCGATCCGCATGGTCGCACCCATCCCCGGGAAGGCGGCCATCGGCATCGAGATCCCCAACGGCAAGAGCCATGTCGTGGCGCTGCGGGAGATCATGCAATCCTGGTCCGACGATCTGCATGTCGGCGCCCTGGGGCTGGCGCTCGGCAAGACCGTGAGCGGCGCTCCTTTCTTCGCTGATCTCGCCGCCATGCCGCATCTCCTCGTCGCCGGCGCCACCGGTTCGGGGAAAAGCGTTTGCATCAACGTCATCCTCTGCAGCCTGCTGCTGCGTCACGACCCCAACGAGGTGAAGCTCCTCCTGGTGGATCCCAAGATGCTGGAGCTCAACGCTTACCGGGACATCCCGCACCTCTTGCACCCCGTGGTGACCGACCCGAAGGAAGCCTACAAGGCCTTGCACTGGATGACGGCGGAGATGGAGCGGCGCTACCGCGAGCTGGCCCGTGCCGGCGTGCGCAACATCGTCGGCTACAACAAGAAAGTGCGCGCCGGAGAACTGCAGGGCGAGGCAGGGGGCGAGCACGACCTGCTGCCCTATGTCGTGGTGGTGGTGGACGAGCTGGCGGACCTGATGATCCAGGTGGGTGGCGAGATCGAAACCCCCATCGCCCGTCTCGCCCAGATGGCTCGGGCGGTGGGCATCCATCTCGTGGTGGCGACCCAGCGTCCCTCGGTGGACGTGATCACCGGGGTCATCAAGGCGAACTTCCCCTGCCGCATCGCCTTCCAGGTCTCGTCGCGGGTCGATTCACGCACCATCCTGGACGGCAACGGCGCCGAGAGTCTGCTCGGGCGCGGCGACATGCTCTTCCTGCCCGGCGGGCGGCCGACACCGATCCGCTTGCACGGCGCCTTCGTCAGCGTCGAGGAGTGCGAGCGCGTCGCGGCGCACTGGCGCGCCTTCGGCCAACCTGGAGGGCAGCTGGATCTCGACGATGCCCGGGGTGGCGCGGCCGGCGAGGCCTCGGGGGACGACGATCTCTTCGAGGCGGCCCGCGAGCTCGTCGTCAGCAGCGGCGTCGCTTCGGTTTCCTATTTGCAGCGCCGCTTGAAGGTGGGGTATTCTCGGGCTGCCAGGATCATGGACATGCTCGAGGAAGCCGGCGTCGTGGGTCCGGCCCTGGGCGCCAAGGCACGCGAGATCCTAGAGCGACCCGAAGACCTGCCACAGAACGTCGAGTGA
- the accC gene encoding acetyl-CoA carboxylase biotin carboxylase subunit — translation MFRKILIANRGEIALRIIRACKELGIDTVAVHSEADADSLHVKFADESVCIGPSPSAESYLKIPSILAAAEITGADAVHPGYGFLAENDQFAAVVQSSGLTWIGPQPEVIRQMGDKAAARRLMHAAHVPIVPGTPGVVADEETALAFAAQAGYPVIVKAVAGGGGRGMRVAHDGGELRAALPTARAEAEKAFGNPDVYIEKYLSQPRHVEIQLLGDKHGNVVHLGERDCSLQRRHQKLIEESPSPAVDEKLRRKLGEAAVRGARRVGYDSAGTMEFLLDADGSFFFMEMNTRIQVEHPVTELVTGIDIVKEQIASAAGEPLRLKQGDVHFTGHAIEVRINAEDPRRDFRPSPGTIEFLHMPGGIGVRVDSHIYQGYTIGPWYDSLLAKLVVHGRDRVEAIARLQRALAECLILGVSTTTEFSLELVSSDIFQKGQATTRSVETFLAAGAAGPV, via the coding sequence GTGTTCAGGAAGATCCTCATCGCGAACCGAGGCGAGATCGCCCTCCGCATCATCCGCGCTTGCAAGGAACTCGGTATCGACACCGTGGCGGTGCACTCCGAGGCGGATGCGGACTCGCTGCACGTCAAGTTCGCCGACGAGAGCGTCTGCATCGGTCCGAGCCCGAGCGCCGAGAGCTACTTGAAGATCCCCAGCATTCTTGCCGCCGCGGAGATCACCGGCGCCGACGCCGTCCATCCGGGCTACGGGTTCCTGGCGGAAAACGATCAGTTCGCCGCCGTGGTGCAATCCAGCGGCCTCACCTGGATCGGGCCCCAGCCCGAGGTCATCCGACAGATGGGGGACAAGGCCGCGGCGCGACGTCTCATGCACGCAGCGCACGTCCCCATCGTCCCCGGCACGCCGGGGGTGGTGGCGGACGAGGAAACCGCCCTGGCTTTCGCTGCCCAAGCGGGGTACCCGGTCATCGTCAAGGCGGTGGCGGGCGGCGGCGGCCGGGGCATGCGCGTCGCCCACGACGGGGGGGAGCTGCGGGCGGCGCTGCCGACGGCGCGGGCGGAGGCGGAGAAAGCCTTCGGCAACCCGGATGTCTACATCGAGAAGTACTTGAGCCAACCGCGGCACGTGGAAATCCAGCTGCTCGGCGACAAGCATGGCAACGTGGTGCATCTGGGCGAGCGGGACTGTTCCTTGCAGCGCCGGCACCAGAAGCTCATCGAGGAATCCCCCTCGCCGGCGGTGGACGAGAAACTGCGGCGCAAGCTCGGCGAGGCGGCGGTGCGCGGCGCCCGGCGCGTCGGCTACGACTCCGCCGGCACCATGGAGTTCCTCCTGGACGCCGATGGCAGCTTCTTCTTCATGGAGATGAACACGCGCATCCAGGTGGAGCACCCGGTGACCGAGCTCGTCACGGGCATCGACATCGTCAAGGAGCAGATCGCCAGCGCCGCCGGCGAGCCGCTGCGCTTGAAGCAAGGGGACGTGCACTTCACCGGTCACGCCATCGAGGTGCGCATCAACGCCGAGGACCCACGGCGCGATTTCCGTCCTTCTCCGGGAACCATCGAATTCCTGCACATGCCGGGAGGGATCGGAGTGCGGGTGGACTCGCACATCTATCAGGGCTACACCATCGGGCCCTGGTACGACTCCCTGCTCGCCAAGCTGGTGGTGCACGGCCGCGATCGCGTCGAGGCCATCGCTCGCCTACAGCGCGCCCTGGCCGAATGCCTCATCCTCGGTGTCTCCACCACCACCGAGTTCAGTCTCGAGCTCGTGAGTTCCGACATCTTCCAGAAGGGCCAGGCGACGACGCGCTCGGTGGAAACCTTCCTCGCTGCCGGCGCCGCCGGGCCGGTGTGA
- a CDS encoding type IV pilus twitching motility protein PilT, whose protein sequence is MNIRTVLERMISLGASDLHLKSGVAPVARVHGVLTPLDFPAPKPAELEEVAHQVLTPAQKELFESTREVDFAFGVSGLARFRANFFVQRGSISMVYRHVSTTVPRLEDLNLPSLLGDLAMRKRGLILVTGTTGSGKSTTLAAMIGRINQALPLNIISIEDPIEFLHRDSSGLIQQREVGSDTASFHVALRHILRQDPDVIMIGEIRDRETMEIALTAADTGHLVLSTLHTIDSTQTINRIISFFEPHQHQEIRYLLASTLQAVISQRLVRRTDGLGRVPAVEVMVTTATIRDYILDPEKTPLIRQAVQEGVVQYGMQTFDQALMALVMEGRISREEGLEASSNPHELALRMGGVQSSSDQTWNRFESTATALAERGPRL, encoded by the coding sequence TTGAACATCCGCACCGTTCTGGAACGCATGATCTCCCTGGGTGCCTCGGACCTGCACCTGAAGTCGGGGGTGGCGCCGGTGGCGCGGGTGCACGGAGTCCTGACGCCCCTCGACTTTCCGGCGCCCAAACCGGCGGAGCTCGAAGAGGTGGCGCATCAGGTCCTGACGCCGGCGCAAAAGGAGCTCTTCGAGAGCACCCGGGAAGTGGACTTCGCCTTCGGCGTCTCCGGCTTGGCGCGTTTCCGCGCCAACTTCTTCGTCCAGCGCGGCTCCATCTCCATGGTCTACCGACACGTGTCCACCACCGTACCCCGCCTCGAGGACCTCAACCTGCCGTCGCTGCTGGGAGACCTGGCGATGCGCAAACGCGGCTTGATCCTGGTGACCGGGACCACCGGGAGCGGCAAGTCCACGACCTTGGCGGCCATGATCGGGCGCATCAACCAGGCGCTGCCGCTCAACATCATCAGCATCGAGGATCCCATCGAGTTCCTGCACCGTGACTCGAGCGGGCTCATCCAGCAGCGCGAGGTCGGCTCGGACACCGCGAGCTTCCACGTGGCCCTGCGTCACATCTTGCGCCAGGATCCGGACGTCATCATGATCGGCGAGATTCGCGATCGCGAAACCATGGAGATCGCCCTCACCGCCGCCGACACCGGGCACCTGGTGCTGTCGACGCTGCACACCATCGATTCCACGCAAACCATCAACCGCATCATCTCCTTCTTCGAGCCGCACCAGCACCAGGAGATCCGCTACTTGCTCGCCTCGACCCTACAGGCGGTGATCTCGCAGCGCTTGGTGCGCCGCACCGACGGCCTGGGCCGCGTTCCCGCCGTGGAAGTGATGGTGACCACCGCCACCATCCGCGATTACATCCTCGATCCGGAGAAGACGCCGCTCATCCGCCAGGCGGTGCAGGAAGGTGTGGTGCAGTACGGCATGCAGACTTTCGACCAGGCCCTGATGGCGCTGGTCATGGAAGGGCGGATCAGCCGCGAGGAAGGTCTCGAGGCCAGCTCCAACCCCCACGAGTTGGCCTTGCGCATGGGCGGCGTGCAGTCCTCCAGCGACCAGACCTGGAACCGCTTCGAATCGACCGCCACCGCTCTCGCCGAACGCGGTCCCCGTCTCTGA
- the accB gene encoding acetyl-CoA carboxylase biotin carboxyl carrier protein — translation MRDGRIEYLIRLVEKSDIVELEITEGWGHKIRITKTIHPAPAMPVVAAPGIPAPAPAPLPAEPAAVQAPSVLEDANLIKVVSPMVGTFYRAASPDAPAFVDVGSQVQPGQTLCIIEAMKIMNEIASEVAGSVRKILVDNGQPVEFGQTLFLVEKSA, via the coding sequence ATGCGCGATGGTCGCATCGAGTACCTGATCCGCCTGGTGGAGAAGAGCGACATCGTCGAGCTGGAGATCACCGAGGGTTGGGGCCACAAGATCCGCATCACCAAGACGATCCACCCCGCCCCGGCCATGCCCGTGGTCGCCGCTCCCGGCATCCCGGCGCCCGCGCCAGCGCCGCTGCCGGCGGAGCCCGCGGCGGTGCAAGCGCCGTCGGTGCTGGAGGACGCGAACCTGATCAAGGTCGTGTCGCCCATGGTGGGGACCTTCTACCGCGCTGCCTCTCCGGATGCACCGGCCTTCGTCGACGTCGGCAGCCAGGTGCAACCGGGGCAGACGCTCTGCATCATCGAGGCGATGAAGATCATGAACGAGATCGCCTCCGAGGTGGCAGGCAGCGTCCGCAAGATCCTGGTGGACAACGGCCAGCCGGTGGAGTTCGGTCAGACCCTCTTCTTGGTGGAAAAATCCGCCTGA